In Physeter macrocephalus isolate SW-GA chromosome 2, ASM283717v5, whole genome shotgun sequence, a single window of DNA contains:
- the LOC102989827 gene encoding LOW QUALITY PROTEIN: antizyme inhibitor 1-like (The sequence of the model RefSeq protein was modified relative to this genomic sequence to represent the inferred CDS: deleted 1 base in 1 codon) yields the protein MTFALWNMAEMKGFIDDANYSVGLLDEGTNLGNVIDNYVYEHTLTGKDALFVGDLGKIVKKHSQWQNIVAQIKPFCTVKCNSTPAVLEILAALGTGFACSSKTEMALVQELGVSPENIIYISPCKQVSQIKYAAKVGVNIMTCDNEVELKNIARNHPNAKVLLHIATEDNIGGEEGNMKFGTTLRNCRHLLECAKELDVQIIGVKFHVSSACKESQVYVHALSDARCVFDMAGEFGFTMNMLDIGGGFTGAEFQLEEVNHVISPLLDVYFPEGSGIKIISEPGSCYVSSAFTLAVNLIAKKAVENKFSSGVGKTRSDEPTFMYYMNDGVYGSFASKLSEDLNTIPEVHKKYKEDEPLFTSRLWGPSCDELDQIVEKCLLPELNVGDWLIFDNMGADSFHEPSAFNDFQRPAIYYMMSYSDWYEMQDAGITSDTMMKNFFFVPSCIQLSQEDKFSAEA from the exons ATGACTTTCGCTTTGTGGAATATGGCTGAGATGAAAGGATTTATTGACGATGCAAACTACTCCGTTGGCCTGTTGGATGAAGGAACAAACCTTGGAAATGTTATTGATAACTATGTTTATGAACATACCCTGACAGGGAAAGATGCACTTTTTGTGGGAGATCTTGGAAAGATTGTGAAGAAACACAGTCAGTGGCAGAACATAGTGGCTCAGATAAAGCCATTCTGCACGGTAAAGTGCAACTCCACTCCAGCTGTACTCGAGATTTTGGCGGCTCTTGGAACTGGATTTGCTTGTTCCAGTAAAACTGAAATGGCTTTAGTGCAAGAATTGGGTGTATCTCCAGAAAACATCATTTACATAAGTCCTTGCAAGCAAGTGTCTCAAATAAAGTATGCAGCAAAAGTTGGAGTGAATATCATGACATGTGACAATGAAGTCGAATTGAAGAACATTGCACGTAATCACCCAAATGCCAAGGTCTTACTACATATTGCAACAGAAGATAATATTGGAGGTGAAGAGGGTAACATGAAGTTTGGCACTACCCTGAGG AACTGTAGGCATCTTTTGGAATGTGCTAAGGAACTTGATGTCCAAATTATTGGGGTTAAATTTCATGTTTCAAGTGCTTGCAAAGAATCTCAAGTATATGTACATGCTTTATCTGATGCTCGATGTGTATTTGACATGGCTGGAGAATTTGGCTTCACAATGAACATGTTAGACATTGGTGGAGGCTTCACAGGCGCCGAATTTCAATTGGAAGAGGTTAATCATGTTATCAGCCCTTTGTTGGATGTCTACTTTCCTGAAGGATCTGGCATTAAGATAATTTCTGAACCTGGAAGCTGCTATGTGTCTTCTGCATTTACACTTGCAGTTAATCTAATTGCAAAGAAAGCTGTTGAAAATAAGTTTTCCTCTGGAGTAGGAAAAACCAGAAGTGATGAACCAACCTTCATGTATTATATGAACGATGGTGTTTATGGTTCTTTTGCAAGTAAACTGTCTGAGGACTTAAATACCATTCCAGAGGTTCACAAGAAATACAAGGAAGATGAGCCTCTGTTTACAAGCAGGCTTTGGGGTCCATCCTGTGATGAGCTTGATCAAATTGTGGAAAAATGTCTTCTTCCTGAGCTGAATGTGGGAGATTGGCTTATCTTTGATAACATGGGAGCAGATTCTTTCCATGAACCATCTGCTTTTAATGATTTTCAGAGGCCAGCTATTTATTATATGATGTCATACAGTGATTG